Proteins from a single region of Humidesulfovibrio mexicanus:
- a CDS encoding polysaccharide deacetylase family protein — protein sequence MILRALCRIAVLLAVLGVAPGVAGQPAATPSGARPGSLSLWTAAQLREPSLRPQAGAERAIRQLPRPDTTPPARTEPLAAPQAPALPGVIRRVALPEADRRVALTFDLCERSVHVTGYDARLVDVLRAGNAKATFFAGGKWLRSHPERALQLMADPRFELGNHAWTHANMAVAAPDERRRQTLWTSAQYELLREELDRRLLARGLPASGLPPLALFRLPYGRGGPEVWRELNALGLSVIQWDVVGEGGGGTPRARAEAVARALRPGSIVLFHANCVPRDTALLLRELLPLLARRGFATATVSELLRAGAPEAVDQGWFTTPDDNAVYDHMFEAAGTGARYKKSQGR from the coding sequence ATGATCCTGCGCGCCCTGTGCCGCATTGCCGTGTTGCTGGCGGTCCTGGGCGTGGCTCCCGGCGTCGCCGGGCAGCCTGCCGCAACGCCTTCGGGCGCACGGCCCGGCTCCCTTTCCCTGTGGACCGCCGCACAACTGCGCGAGCCCTCCCTTCGGCCGCAGGCCGGGGCCGAACGCGCCATCCGCCAACTGCCCCGGCCCGACACCACCCCGCCCGCCCGCACCGAGCCTCTTGCCGCGCCGCAAGCCCCGGCCCTGCCCGGCGTCATCCGCCGCGTGGCCCTGCCCGAGGCCGACCGCCGCGTGGCCCTCACCTTCGACCTCTGCGAGCGCAGCGTCCATGTCACGGGCTACGATGCCCGGCTGGTGGACGTGCTGCGCGCGGGCAACGCCAAGGCCACCTTTTTCGCCGGGGGCAAGTGGCTGCGCTCCCACCCGGAGCGCGCCCTGCAGCTCATGGCCGATCCCCGCTTCGAGCTGGGCAACCACGCCTGGACCCACGCCAACATGGCCGTGGCCGCGCCGGACGAGCGGCGCAGGCAGACCCTGTGGACCAGCGCCCAGTACGAGCTGCTGCGGGAGGAGCTGGACCGCAGGCTTCTGGCGCGGGGCCTTCCCGCCTCTGGCTTGCCGCCGCTGGCGCTGTTCCGCCTGCCCTATGGCCGCGGCGGGCCGGAGGTCTGGCGCGAACTCAATGCCTTGGGCCTGTCGGTTATCCAGTGGGATGTGGTGGGCGAAGGCGGGGGCGGAACCCCGCGCGCCCGCGCCGAGGCCGTGGCCAGGGCGCTGCGTCCGGGGTCGATTGTGCTGTTTCATGCCAACTGCGTGCCGCGCGACACGGCGCTGCTGCTGCGCGAACTCTTGCCGCTGCTGGCCCGGCGCGGCTTCGCCACGGCTACGGTTTCCGAATTGTTGCGCGCAGGCGCGCCCGAGGCCGTGGATCAGGGCTGGTTCACCACTCCGGACGACAACGCCGTCTATGACCACATGTTCGAGGCGGCGGGCACGGGCGCTCGATACAAAAAGAGCCAGGGGCGATAG
- a CDS encoding DUF3795 domain-containing protein yields the protein MSIPSIPPSRSELRRLIAPCGLYCGGCLAFAGGAIRNHARALRDLLGPSFAAYAKRLAPMSPALEGYADFSALLEYLAKGACTGCREGGCLLEGCGVRACAAAHEVDFCGQCPEFPCASPKLPKPLVERWRKNGEILHEKGPAAFLELARSRPRYP from the coding sequence ATGTCCATCCCCTCCATACCCCCCTCGCGCTCGGAACTCAGGCGGCTCATCGCGCCGTGCGGGCTGTATTGCGGCGGCTGCCTGGCCTTCGCCGGAGGCGCCATCCGCAACCATGCGCGCGCCCTGCGCGACCTGCTCGGCCCAAGCTTCGCGGCGTACGCAAAACGCTTGGCCCCCATGAGCCCGGCCCTGGAAGGCTACGCGGACTTTTCGGCGCTGCTGGAGTACCTGGCCAAAGGCGCGTGCACGGGCTGCCGCGAGGGCGGCTGTCTGCTGGAAGGCTGCGGCGTGCGCGCCTGCGCCGCCGCCCATGAGGTGGATTTCTGCGGCCAGTGCCCGGAGTTCCCCTGCGCGTCGCCCAAACTGCCCAAGCCCCTTGTGGAGCGCTGGCGCAAAAACGGGGAGATCCTGCACGAAAAGGGTCCGGCCGCCTTTCTGGAGCTGGCGCGCTCGCGGCCCCGCTACCCGTGA
- a CDS encoding response regulator has protein sequence MSKKIKLLLVDDEENFVNTLAERMKMRDLGSDVAHDGETALEMIKDGTPDVMVLDLRMPGIDGVEVLRKVKKTHPEVQVIVLTGHGSEQDQEICMQLGAYEYHKKPVDIDHLVKSIKGAYRQKMEDAMVAATFAQAGDFDDANSVLKEGEEKK, from the coding sequence ATGAGCAAGAAGATCAAGCTGCTGCTGGTCGACGACGAGGAAAATTTCGTCAACACCCTGGCCGAGCGCATGAAGATGCGCGACCTGGGCTCCGATGTGGCCCATGACGGCGAAACCGCCCTGGAGATGATCAAGGACGGCACGCCCGATGTCATGGTCCTCGACCTGCGGATGCCCGGCATCGACGGCGTCGAGGTGCTGCGCAAGGTCAAGAAGACCCACCCCGAGGTGCAGGTCATCGTGCTCACCGGCCACGGCTCCGAGCAGGATCAGGAAATCTGCATGCAGCTGGGCGCGTACGAGTACCACAAGAAGCCGGTGGACATCGACCACTTGGTCAAGAGCATCAAGGGCGCCTACCGCCAGAAGATGGAAGACGCCATGGTGGCGGCCACCTTCGCCCAGGCCGGCGACTTCGACGACGCCAACTCCGTGCTCAAAGAGGGTGAAGAGAAAAAGTAA
- the greA gene encoding transcription elongation factor GreA yields MTSIPISQEGYKLMKKELDSLKKQRPEVSEAIRLAREEGDLRENGGYHAARERQGMMEARINFIESRMARYNVIDMKTLGGEKISFGATVELEDVESGEKKRYTLLGPDETGFCKGSVSIQSPVGLALLGKSVGDEVVIQVPRGRVEYEVLSIAFNGPAITLDEE; encoded by the coding sequence ATGACGAGCATTCCCATTTCCCAGGAAGGCTACAAGCTCATGAAGAAGGAGCTGGACAGCCTGAAAAAGCAGCGCCCGGAGGTTTCCGAGGCCATCCGCCTGGCCCGCGAGGAAGGCGACCTGCGCGAGAACGGCGGCTACCACGCCGCGCGCGAACGCCAAGGCATGATGGAGGCGCGCATCAACTTCATCGAATCGCGCATGGCCCGGTACAACGTCATCGACATGAAGACCCTGGGCGGGGAGAAGATCAGCTTCGGCGCCACTGTGGAGCTGGAGGACGTGGAGAGCGGCGAGAAGAAGCGCTACACCCTGCTCGGCCCGGACGAGACCGGCTTCTGCAAGGGCAGCGTGTCCATCCAGTCCCCGGTGGGCCTGGCCCTGCTGGGTAAGAGCGTGGGCGACGAGGTGGTCATCCAGGTGCCGCGCGGCCGCGTGGAATACGAGGTCCTGTCCATTGCATTCAACGGGCCGGCCATCACCCTCGACGAGGAGTAG
- a CDS encoding DUF883 family protein produces the protein MFNDSAHGEEMASELREVISHAQKLIEATAGEIDDRTRAARAVLEERLAVAKVKCGELEGHLKNRLQDTDKLIREKPYYAIGGSFVIGLLLGWLMGRK, from the coding sequence ATGTTCAATGATTCCGCCCACGGCGAGGAAATGGCCAGCGAACTGCGCGAGGTCATCAGCCACGCCCAGAAGCTCATCGAGGCCACGGCAGGGGAGATCGACGACCGCACCCGCGCGGCGCGCGCCGTGCTGGAGGAACGCTTGGCCGTGGCCAAGGTCAAGTGCGGCGAGCTTGAGGGCCACCTCAAGAACCGCCTGCAGGACACGGACAAGCTCATCCGCGAGAAGCCCTACTACGCCATCGGCGGCTCCTTCGTCATCGGGCTTTTGCTCGGCTGGCTCATGGGGCGGAAGTAG
- a CDS encoding response regulator: MNKQDWKILLVDDEHEFITTLAERLELRGINARVAFDGESALSAVAEDEPQVIVLDVLMPGIKGLEVLERVKRSNPKVQVLLLTGHGSTRDGIEGMRLGAFDYMMKPLNIDTLIEKMESAIDYAGKAASLGR, from the coding sequence ATGAACAAGCAGGACTGGAAGATTCTTTTGGTGGACGACGAACACGAATTCATCACCACCCTCGCCGAACGCCTGGAGCTCAGGGGCATCAACGCCCGTGTGGCCTTTGACGGCGAATCCGCGCTTTCCGCCGTGGCCGAGGACGAGCCGCAGGTCATCGTGCTCGACGTGCTCATGCCCGGCATTAAGGGCCTGGAAGTGCTGGAGCGCGTGAAGCGCAGCAACCCCAAGGTGCAGGTGCTGCTGCTCACCGGGCACGGCAGCACGCGCGACGGCATCGAGGGAATGCGCCTGGGCGCCTTCGACTACATGATGAAGCCGCTGAACATCGACACGCTCATCGAAAAGATGGAATCGGCCATCGACTACGCGGGCAAGGCCGCCAGCCTGGGACGATAG
- a CDS encoding class I SAM-dependent methyltransferase, which yields MDWDAKRYEQWFATPEGRFALGAERRLLDSMVAEWPRRNQRVLEIGCGTGLFQQILFDDGFAVAGLDKSPQMIAGARRRLGSAAELYVGDGSCLPFADNEFDFCVLWTVLEFCEYPGAVLAEATRVASKGLLIGFLNRSSAYWLARGRPWPWNHGRTLAKARWYTWAEMRALALVHTDKTPARTRSVLLGPPCTWRAAQPWKALNTLLLPPMFGAICAMRIDLVGYQPLTPIYSWTTEPGIG from the coding sequence ATGGACTGGGACGCCAAACGCTACGAGCAGTGGTTTGCCACCCCGGAGGGCCGTTTCGCCCTCGGGGCGGAACGTCGCCTGCTGGACAGCATGGTGGCCGAGTGGCCGCGCCGCAACCAGCGTGTGCTGGAGATCGGCTGCGGCACGGGGCTGTTCCAGCAGATTCTCTTCGACGACGGTTTTGCCGTGGCCGGGCTGGACAAAAGCCCGCAAATGATCGCCGGGGCGCGCCGCCGCCTTGGGTCCGCCGCCGAACTCTACGTGGGCGACGGCTCGTGCCTGCCCTTCGCGGACAACGAATTCGACTTCTGCGTGCTGTGGACCGTGCTGGAGTTCTGCGAGTATCCGGGCGCCGTGCTGGCCGAGGCCACGCGCGTGGCCTCCAAGGGGCTGCTCATCGGCTTTTTGAACCGCAGCTCCGCCTACTGGCTGGCGCGCGGCCGCCCCTGGCCCTGGAACCACGGCCGCACGCTGGCTAAGGCCCGCTGGTACACCTGGGCCGAAATGCGCGCTCTGGCCCTGGTCCACACGGACAAGACCCCCGCGCGCACGCGCTCCGTGCTGCTGGGGCCGCCGTGCACCTGGCGCGCGGCGCAGCCCTGGAAGGCGCTGAACACCCTGCTGCTGCCGCCCATGTTCGGGGCCATCTGCGCCATGCGCATCGACCTGGTTGGCTACCAGCCGCTCACGCCCATCTATTCTTGGACCACCGAACCCGGCATCGGATAA
- a CDS encoding peroxiredoxin: MDCCDHDHDEMDYLECAKVGQKIRHFSMEAYDPAEGGFAVVDSEKILKKKKWLVLVFYPADFTFVCPTELADLAAQHARLKKLGAEVVSVSTDTKYAHLAWRTSERLLQDVKFLMAADPAGHVSRFFDVWDGESGLALRGTFIINPEGVLVSSEVNFYNVGRNADELVRKLEANVHLMKHPNEACPAKWTPGAKTLAPSEALVGKVYEALNEN, encoded by the coding sequence ATGGACTGCTGCGACCACGACCACGACGAGATGGACTACCTGGAATGCGCCAAGGTGGGCCAGAAGATCCGCCACTTCAGCATGGAGGCCTATGACCCCGCCGAGGGCGGCTTCGCCGTGGTGGATTCCGAAAAGATTTTGAAAAAGAAGAAATGGCTGGTGCTGGTGTTCTACCCGGCGGACTTCACCTTCGTCTGTCCCACGGAGCTGGCCGACCTGGCCGCCCAGCACGCAAGGCTCAAGAAGCTCGGAGCCGAGGTGGTCAGCGTGTCCACGGACACCAAGTACGCCCACCTGGCCTGGCGGACCAGCGAGCGCCTGCTGCAGGACGTGAAGTTTCTCATGGCCGCAGACCCCGCGGGCCATGTGTCGCGCTTTTTCGATGTCTGGGACGGGGAGTCCGGCCTGGCCCTGCGCGGCACCTTCATCATCAATCCCGAGGGCGTGCTGGTGTCCAGCGAGGTGAATTTCTACAATGTGGGCAGGAACGCCGACGAACTGGTGCGCAAGTTGGAGGCCAACGTGCATCTTATGAAGCACCCGAACGAGGCCTGCCCGGCCAAGTGGACCCCCGGCGCCAAGACCCTGGCCCCCTCCGAGGCCCTGGTGGGCAAGGTGTACGAGGCCCTGAACGAGAACTAG
- a CDS encoding sensor histidine kinase, with product MNAVLLVDDERDFADLLAERLTARGFQVKTAYDGEEALRLAADGEIDVAVLDVNLPGMDGLEVLRELKKVKPQAEALMLTGQRDLATAIQGMKLGATDYLVKPVPIERLTEAILRAQERREERLEGQRMAETAKMAALGRMAEGVAHEINNPVNTMLSLTGWLEDLANELAGTRPKDGPDAAVLREMLDAAAKMREHGRRVKDITAQLLCLCHPEQQQRPADRASAQIDLGGLLDGQLAARRARAEASGVRTVSRLPGDLPALALPPAAMNADLPGADLATALGNILDNALDAMPTGGELRISASRAEHHVRIEIEDTGQGILPAHLPRVFEPFFSTKQVGQGTGLGLSVAYGTVKAMGGDIDISSTVGSGTRVVVSLPC from the coding sequence ATGAACGCCGTGCTGCTCGTGGACGACGAGCGCGACTTCGCCGATCTTCTCGCCGAACGGCTCACGGCGCGGGGCTTCCAGGTCAAGACCGCCTACGATGGCGAGGAGGCCCTGCGCCTGGCCGCGGACGGCGAGATCGACGTGGCCGTGCTCGACGTCAACCTGCCCGGCATGGACGGGCTTGAGGTCCTGCGGGAACTCAAAAAGGTCAAGCCCCAGGCCGAGGCCCTCATGCTCACCGGGCAGCGCGATCTGGCCACGGCCATCCAGGGCATGAAGCTTGGTGCCACGGACTACCTTGTGAAGCCCGTGCCCATAGAGCGGCTCACCGAGGCCATCCTGCGCGCGCAGGAACGGCGCGAGGAGCGGCTTGAAGGCCAGCGCATGGCCGAAACGGCCAAAATGGCCGCGCTGGGCCGCATGGCCGAGGGCGTCGCCCACGAGATCAACAATCCCGTCAACACCATGCTCAGCCTTACCGGCTGGCTGGAGGACTTGGCCAACGAACTGGCCGGGACGCGCCCCAAGGATGGCCCGGACGCCGCGGTTCTGCGCGAAATGCTCGACGCCGCCGCCAAGATGCGCGAACACGGCCGCCGGGTAAAGGACATCACCGCCCAGCTGCTGTGCCTCTGCCACCCGGAACAGCAGCAGCGCCCGGCTGACCGGGCCTCCGCCCAGATCGACCTTGGCGGCCTGCTCGACGGACAGCTTGCGGCCCGCCGCGCGCGCGCCGAAGCAAGCGGCGTGCGCACCGTGTCCCGCCTGCCCGGAGATTTGCCCGCGCTGGCCCTGCCCCCCGCCGCCATGAACGCCGACCTGCCCGGGGCCGACCTGGCCACGGCGCTGGGAAACATCCTGGACAACGCCCTGGACGCCATGCCCACGGGGGGGGAGCTGCGCATCAGCGCCAGCCGCGCAGAGCATCATGTGCGCATCGAGATCGAGGACACGGGGCAAGGCATCCTGCCCGCGCACCTGCCGCGCGTATTCGAACCCTTCTTCTCCACCAAACAGGTGGGACAGGGCACCGGGCTGGGGCTCTCCGTGGCCTATGGCACGGTCAAAGCCATGGGCGGAGACATCGACATCTCCAGCACCGTGGGCAGCGGCACGCGGGTTGTGGTGAGCCTGCCCTGCTGA
- a CDS encoding sensor histidine kinase, with the protein MRKLARLLKHPLRELTGEVDEAVSPERYTLLQRKIVALMVAATLIPLTVMAVLNYYEHQKAMTREIQNPLRVLVNKTKNSFELFLAERTSTMSLIASAYTYQELADQHKLARIFSVMKREFEGFVDLGLIDENGVQVNYVGPYNLKGIDFSEQRWFQEVRLKGKYVSDVFLGFRQFPHVIVAVQHMAEDGRVWILRATLDTKQFERIIAGMGLEPDADAFLVNTRGLLQTNSNNYGKVLESMTLPLPPQTFEPNVLTMRDPRGREVFLSYAYFADADFVLMAVKPRSSSLKTWYTVRGDLLFIFVAGVVVVLIAAMRVTDALIQRMKEAEDRRELALREVEHSQKLSSIGRLAAGVAHEVNNPLAIINEKTGLMKDILSMQPDFPTKEKLLAQVDSVLRAVERCRGITHRMLGFARRMDVSIEELDLAELIRETAGFLANEAMHRKVNVQLDLDPELPRIVSDRSQLQQVFLNLLNNALAAVADGGVISVFAKEEGGGVRVTVTDNGCGMSEETMKHIFEPFFTTKKGKGTGLGLSITYGIIKRLGGDISVESTQGVGTTLTITLPKGQREALA; encoded by the coding sequence ATGCGTAAACTTGCGCGGCTCCTCAAGCACCCCCTGCGCGAACTCACCGGAGAGGTGGACGAGGCGGTCTCGCCGGAGCGCTACACCCTGCTCCAGCGCAAGATCGTGGCGCTCATGGTGGCGGCCACCCTCATCCCGCTCACCGTCATGGCCGTGCTCAACTACTACGAGCACCAGAAGGCCATGACGCGGGAGATCCAGAACCCCCTGCGCGTGCTGGTGAACAAGACCAAAAACTCCTTCGAGCTCTTCCTGGCCGAGCGCACCAGCACCATGAGCCTCATCGCCAGCGCCTACACCTATCAGGAGTTGGCGGACCAGCACAAACTCGCGCGCATCTTCAGCGTCATGAAGCGCGAATTCGAGGGCTTCGTGGACCTGGGGCTCATCGACGAGAACGGCGTGCAGGTGAACTACGTGGGTCCGTACAACCTCAAGGGCATCGACTTCTCCGAACAGCGCTGGTTCCAGGAGGTGCGCCTCAAGGGCAAGTACGTCAGCGACGTGTTCCTGGGCTTCCGGCAGTTCCCGCACGTCATTGTGGCCGTGCAGCACATGGCCGAGGACGGGCGGGTCTGGATTCTGCGCGCCACCCTGGACACCAAGCAGTTCGAGCGCATCATCGCCGGCATGGGCCTGGAGCCGGACGCCGACGCCTTTCTGGTGAACACGCGCGGCCTTCTGCAAACCAACTCCAACAACTACGGCAAGGTACTGGAGAGCATGACCCTGCCCCTGCCGCCGCAGACCTTCGAGCCAAACGTGCTCACCATGCGCGACCCCCGTGGCCGCGAGGTGTTCTTGTCCTACGCCTACTTCGCGGACGCGGACTTCGTGCTCATGGCCGTAAAGCCCCGGTCCAGCTCCCTCAAGACCTGGTACACCGTGCGCGGGGACCTGCTGTTCATCTTCGTCGCCGGGGTGGTGGTGGTGCTCATCGCCGCCATGCGCGTCACCGACGCCCTGATCCAGCGTATGAAGGAGGCCGAGGATCGGCGCGAACTGGCCCTGCGCGAGGTGGAGCACTCCCAGAAGCTTTCCTCCATCGGGCGGCTGGCCGCGGGCGTGGCCCACGAGGTCAACAACCCGCTGGCCATCATCAACGAAAAGACCGGGCTCATGAAGGACATCCTCTCCATGCAGCCGGACTTTCCCACCAAGGAAAAGCTGCTGGCCCAGGTGGACAGCGTGCTGCGCGCCGTGGAACGCTGCCGGGGCATCACCCACCGGATGCTCGGCTTCGCCCGGCGCATGGACGTGAGCATCGAGGAGCTGGACCTCGCGGAACTCATCCGCGAGACCGCCGGGTTCCTGGCCAACGAGGCCATGCACCGCAAGGTGAACGTCCAGCTCGACCTGGACCCCGAACTGCCCAGGATCGTCTCCGACCGCAGCCAGTTGCAGCAGGTGTTCCTCAATCTCTTGAACAACGCCCTGGCCGCCGTGGCCGATGGCGGGGTCATCAGCGTGTTCGCCAAGGAGGAGGGCGGCGGCGTGCGCGTGACCGTGACCGACAACGGCTGCGGCATGTCCGAAGAGACCATGAAGCACATCTTCGAGCCGTTCTTCACCACCAAGAAGGGGAAGGGCACCGGCCTGGGCCTGTCCATCACCTACGGCATCATCAAGCGCCTCGGCGGCGACATCTCCGTCGAGAGCACGCAAGGAGTGGGCACAACGCTCACCATCACCCTGCCCAAGGGGCAGCGCGAGGCATTGGCATGA
- a CDS encoding NifB/NifX family molybdenum-iron cluster-binding protein, whose product MGKKILVTLYRDEVAPRFDLTTEVLLVTVNAEGREAKRQELVLAHSSADDLCDLILDREVSVVITGGMEEEHYHYLRWKRLAVLDGIAGPAEEALRLYLEDRLESGAILFPRGPGGEAAQAAAEQDHA is encoded by the coding sequence ATGGGCAAGAAAATCCTCGTCACCCTGTACCGGGACGAAGTGGCTCCGCGTTTCGACCTGACCACGGAAGTGCTGCTCGTCACCGTCAACGCCGAAGGCCGCGAAGCCAAGCGCCAGGAACTGGTGCTGGCCCATTCCAGCGCCGACGACCTCTGCGACCTGATCCTGGACCGCGAGGTCTCGGTGGTCATCACCGGCGGCATGGAGGAGGAGCACTACCACTACCTGCGCTGGAAGCGCCTGGCCGTGCTGGACGGCATCGCCGGACCGGCGGAGGAGGCCCTGCGCCTCTACCTGGAGGACCGCCTGGAAAGCGGCGCCATCCTTTTCCCCCGCGGCCCCGGCGGGGAGGCCGCGCAGGCGGCGGCGGAGCAGGACCATGCGTAA
- a CDS encoding sensor domain-containing diguanylate cyclase codes for MNSIAANGAEKRTGHAPLMCSALDSLAEQIAVLDLNGDIIAVNRSWRRFAEDNGAPAQPENFGLNYLRTCDSANGECAKEALPAAEGIRRVLAGKIAEFRMEYPCHSPSEQRWFLMYATPLRNDDGAIAGGVVSHLLITDRVLAEKRQCESEARLKTAQRLAHVGSFERDLESGKGEWSEELHRIFGHEPRSVEGPTAADFLRHVHPDDRDAVAALFAQGDRDGRSFHAEFRILPLGGGERFVSLICDYDLTPLGRPTRRHGALLDMTEHHAAEEQLKLLANADPLTGVANRRRLLEILHEERERALRYGQPLCVAMLDLDDFKRVNDVHGHDVGDAMLRHVTTLVKASLRSVDALGRLGGEEFCVLLPQTGLDAGMEAIRRILERVRSTPLRTPAGELRQTLSCGLAECCPPPENSPQAPSVDELLKRADLALYRAKAAGKDRVEPGRA; via the coding sequence ATGAACAGCATCGCAGCCAATGGCGCAGAGAAGCGGACAGGCCATGCCCCCCTCATGTGCAGCGCACTGGACAGCCTTGCGGAACAGATCGCCGTGCTGGACCTGAACGGAGACATCATCGCCGTGAACCGGAGCTGGCGGCGCTTTGCCGAGGACAACGGCGCGCCCGCGCAGCCGGAGAACTTCGGCCTGAACTACCTGCGCACCTGCGACAGCGCGAACGGCGAATGCGCCAAGGAGGCGCTTCCCGCGGCCGAGGGGATACGGCGGGTGCTGGCCGGAAAGATAGCGGAATTCCGTATGGAATACCCCTGCCACTCGCCATCGGAGCAGCGCTGGTTCCTCATGTACGCGACCCCCTTGCGCAATGACGACGGAGCCATTGCCGGGGGCGTGGTCTCGCATCTGCTCATCACCGACCGCGTGCTGGCCGAAAAGCGCCAATGCGAAAGCGAAGCCCGGCTCAAGACCGCCCAGCGCCTGGCCCATGTGGGCAGCTTTGAGCGCGACCTGGAGAGCGGCAAGGGCGAATGGTCCGAAGAGCTGCACCGCATCTTCGGCCACGAGCCCAGGAGCGTGGAGGGGCCGACCGCCGCCGACTTCCTGCGCCATGTGCACCCGGACGACCGGGACGCGGTGGCGGCCCTTTTCGCCCAGGGGGACAGGGACGGCCGCAGCTTCCACGCGGAGTTCCGGATTCTGCCTCTGGGCGGCGGAGAGCGGTTTGTTTCCCTGATCTGCGACTACGACCTGACCCCATTGGGCCGCCCGACGCGGCGGCACGGCGCACTGCTGGACATGACCGAACACCACGCCGCCGAGGAGCAGCTCAAGCTGCTGGCCAACGCCGATCCCCTGACCGGAGTGGCCAACAGACGGCGATTGCTGGAGATCCTGCACGAGGAGCGCGAACGGGCCCTGCGCTACGGCCAGCCCTTGTGCGTGGCCATGCTGGACCTGGACGACTTCAAGCGGGTGAACGATGTCCACGGGCACGATGTGGGCGACGCCATGCTGCGGCACGTGACGACGCTGGTCAAGGCATCGCTGCGCAGCGTGGACGCCCTGGGCCGCCTGGGGGGAGAAGAGTTCTGCGTGCTGCTGCCGCAAACCGGCCTCGACGCCGGGATGGAGGCCATTCGGCGCATTCTGGAGCGCGTGCGCTCCACCCCGTTGCGGACGCCTGCTGGCGAGCTGCGGCAGACCTTGAGCTGCGGCCTGGCGGAATGCTGCCCCCCGCCGGAGAACTCCCCGCAAGCGCCCTCGGTGGACGAACTGCTCAAGCGCGCCGACCTGGCCCTCTACCGCGCCAAGGCGGCGGGCAAGGACCGCGTGGAACCCGGACGCGCCTGA
- a CDS encoding phage holin family protein produces the protein MSQLLEELDLGGASGRVAEALVQTAKDRVELLGIELREDKIRLVQALILACAGVVLGLMALVLGVLALLAVLPEFWRAPAMGFVALVCAVAAVWAFGALRSKIAGRGRLFAQTLDELEKDKTCFSTRN, from the coding sequence ATGTCTCAGCTTCTGGAGGAGCTGGACCTCGGCGGAGCTTCGGGCCGCGTGGCCGAGGCCCTGGTCCAGACCGCCAAGGACCGCGTGGAGCTCCTTGGCATAGAATTGCGCGAGGACAAGATCCGCCTGGTGCAGGCGCTCATCCTGGCCTGCGCGGGGGTGGTGCTGGGGCTTATGGCCCTGGTGCTTGGGGTGCTGGCGCTTTTGGCCGTGTTGCCCGAGTTCTGGCGCGCCCCGGCCATGGGGTTTGTGGCCTTGGTCTGCGCCGTTGCGGCGGTCTGGGCCTTTGGCGCCCTGCGCAGCAAGATCGCCGGGCGCGGCCGCCTTTTCGCCCAGACCTTGGACGAGCTGGAAAAGGACAAGACATGTTTCTCGACGCGGAACTGA